DNA sequence from the Excalfactoria chinensis isolate bCotChi1 chromosome 2, bCotChi1.hap2, whole genome shotgun sequence genome:
CAAATGAGTGGAGACCTTCTTCTGGAGGtgaccaaaaataaatacatgcagtGTACCACACAGTGATTACCTTTCCACTGCTCCCTATTTCACCAATCTCTATTCCAAACTTCCCGCTTGTTTTCAACATGAAGTTACTACCTCTTgggatcatagtatcatagtatcatagtatcgtgtgagttggaagggaccttagagaaAAGATCATCTCTCAATAGACAGCTTATGACAAACTATAGCCATAACTGACTCGCTTGGCTCCAAACAAAGGAATTCAGCAAATTTTGGTGTGTCTGTTCATTGAGTTGGACTAGCTGGCCTTcaagggtcctttccaactgtAAGGAATCTATGACTCTAAAGTTCAGATGGAATTTTGCGTGCCATGTAAATCAGAAAAGTATTTATTACTTACAGTCTTCTTTTGCAGTGCCAACACATGTCCAAATAAACTAAATCTCTCTGATTGGTTAGCAGAATACTAACCATAAGCACAACAGTTAGCAGGCATTCTTATCCCCTTATGTTTTTCACTTACTGTATACATCCTGAGTGACtaagaataatttcatttttcccttttcatccCACACAGTTTTAAGAAACACATGAACTGTTCTCACACGCTGGACGTTTTACACACCTGCCTACTTTCTAAATCAAAGAGCATTTAGGTTAATTGGCATTATAAAGTCTAAAGGTACGTATGGGTATCTACAATCTGCAGAAATAACCACGTTCTAACTAACTTCAAttaactgtaaagaaaaatgaaaattcagcttTGCATTCACCATGCTGACTAAACACTGACTGGAAAGTTTCGGTGCAACCAGCCTAAAACCTGCTGGGCAGCGGGGAACAAACAACAGGAATTTCTCAGGTTACAAAGCTTACTCCTCAGCACACTTGGACTTTCTGGAAGCACGAAGCTTACTACGTATACACTCAGTCCAACCGTTACATGTGTGTATTAAGTCACCACAGAGAATGCCAGAGGTACAGTTTTCCCTGCTATTAACACAACTCAGCTCATTTTGGCATGGTTGTGCAGCATTCTACTGCTATACAAAAATGATTCCACTTTAAGACACTTCTGTACTGAGCACCAACAGGTACCCAGACAGATCTAGTGAATGGAGACCCTCATGTCGTCCCTCCACACGCACAGACCCACATTCATTCCATTCTCAGGAAGCACTGTTGGAGTCAGCATTACCACTGTGGAGGATCAGGAACACCATTCACCAACCAGCAGTCTGAAATCTTCAGATCATTTTGTAGATCAAGACTCAAGTCTCTCAGCATTAAGAATAGACTCAAGATCGCTTCCTTACTACAGTCTGTTGAAAAACAGAGCCAGGGCTGTCACATACTAAAGTTATGTGTTAAACTCTGGATGTTAATTGCACCACATATTTCTACTGCAAGACAGACTGTAAACCTAGAAGGTATTTCCTACCAATCTTGCTAAATATTCAGCCAGCGTTTTCCTCAACTAAAGAAAAACACTCAGTGTGTTGTGAATAGAACAAAGGTTTTGCTTCACACAGCTGGGATGAACTTGCACAATCATCAGCTGTACTGAGGCAGCCATTCGCTGCAGGCCAAGAGATGCAAAACAGACAGTTCTAAGCATGCTCCGTATACCTGAAATGTTTGCCATGTATacctccctgctaaagcaagtGAAGTTCGATACATTTTAGTGGGGCGGAGTAGGAAGTCTGAAAGTTCACAACTTGAACTGAAGCCTTTCAATAGTAAAAATATGCCAGCCTGAAATCTTTACAACAGCTTCTAGCAAGTAAGATAAACAATTTGAAGAACAGAGTTACGTGGGAATAGCAGTGGGATTTTCCCCCTAAGTGATCCCTCTCATTTGGTATTCTAGAGCATGAACATGACCACTGGCAAACAATATGCCTTTGGCCATTTCATGAAAATCAACTATGCAGACAATTTATCACTCAAGAAATATACTGACACATGTACATACTAGATTATTAGTACTAGGTAAATTCTCTAAGACAAGTCTGTGCTTGGGAAAGTTTAATCACTTGTTTTAACAGCCTGAAAAACACATCTTAGAAGGAACATATCAAGATTTCACTAAAATACAATGCAGCCTCGGCAGGCAGcaaatgttatttcatttcCCAGTCcaagaaaacaggattttttattatctttcatTGACTACATCTGGTGCACCATAGCCTCAGTGGACTGCACTTCTGACATTAAAGATCTTACTGTGCCTGCTGATGTTCCTGACAGGAAAAGGCAGTccttggaagaaaaacaacccaaaaaaaaCCATCATCCAGATATCACATAACTTTCACTGTTATACAACTATATATGAAagcttgaaataaaacagattaaCAGGAGTCACTGCCAATTCAAATCATTGTGTGCAATTAGCTTAAATCCAATCTGTATCTTGTTACTCTTTCAACTtcttaaaagggaaaagcaaacagaaaaagaaaacagataaggTATTCACATTAGTTTTGCGAGACACGCAGAACAAGAGATGTACTATCACAAACACTGCACTTCTTCAATATAAGAAAAGTTTATGTGGTGCTACATGATTTTCAGTTACCTAAGAACTTCTTCTGCCTGCCAAGCagcatcttcctcttcttcccagGCATTAGTATTTTCTTGCCAAGTATCCAAGTCTCCCAGTTCaggctgaaacaaaacaagaaaagttcTAGCAACATAGacaaaaaagtggaaaaaacacttatttttaacCTTGATGCTTCAATCTTCCAGAAATATTTGAGATACCTTAGATTATCACCTATGTGTTATTCCCTGTTCTAAAACTGATTTTTTGCCTTCATATCGTTAGCGTAAATCTTTAGACTCTATGCTGGTGATCAATGGAAAGAAGGATGCATTACAGTGCATTTTTAGGAAGGAGAAGACAAGTTAAGCAGATGGCATTAAAAATTTCTGGAGGTTGCATAGACAAACCAACATGTATATCCATGTTTGTCCATCATTCTCTGAGTGATGTTTTTCTTCAACAAAATCCTGtcctaaattattttcattatgacAGTCCAAGAAAGCACTACGATCATTCTGTACTGATTTCTGCCTGGATCTTTTGTCCAATGtcttaaagaaaacactgttaaagaaggcagaagaaagtgAGCATCTCCCTCTAGATGTTATCTGGTAAGGAGTAAAATTAGAAGACTTTCCCAAGACAAActctacagaaggaaaagggagaaggagaaggtTAAAAGTGGGTACAAGATTATAAAGCTAAGATAACCCAGAGGCTTCCTAGAAAAAAGACTCCTACTTTTTTGCTAGGAACTTACTGTGTTAAGTCCAAAAATTGTATAGCCCATTGATTTAGAACATTTGCTAGTAAACAGGCACTTGAAAACTTCCTACTTTTTAACCGTTCGTCTGTTAAgcttcacaaaagaaaattattttgaatcAGATCAACCACTTCATTACTTTGAACCAAATGTTCAATTTAAAAAGAGTTTATTTTATTCCACAGCTATTCCTTTTGCTCCCCACAATGCAGACTATTCTTAGACAGACCATTCCTTCTCCTAAGGAACAGTCATTTACCTGTCAAAGAACAGATTAATATTTTTGAGTGCACTTACAGACTGGTGAATAAAAGGAATATCTTGTGTAGCTGCTAATCTGCTAGAGAATCCTGTGTTTCCTTCTGGAACTCCAAAAGTTAAAGGCTCTCGTTTTTTAATAACtatctggagaaaaacaaaaagaaagaaaaaacaaaaaataaaagagatagGTCAAAGATTCCCTGGTGAACATACAGGCCTGTGCTCATGAAGGCCAAGCTCTCTCAAATCTGCTCAGGTTCTGGAAGCTGTACAGTTGAATCAACTTGCAAGCAGGAGAAGCAAAATGCACAAGACACCCCACTAGCTCCTTCTTAAGTCACATCAAAACAGACtgcattaaaacacagaaagggCACAGAACAAGATTCAGTTGCCACATCTCATCAGTATTCATGAGCTACTAACTATACAAGACACTCCTTGGAGAAGCCCCACTTCCATGATTGGTCAAAGTAAGATACTACGTCCAAGCATAGCACTCTCTGAACAACTATACTGTTTGAGAACACAAGCTATCTCAGGTtcaacagcactgctgtgcagacaACCTAAGTTTCAAGACTCAAAATGCAACTTGCTATCCTATCAACTGGTAAAGCTCTGTACTAATTTGGCAGAAAAATGAGCACTAATGTTCCTCCTGAAAGGTATGTTAACAAGCAGCATGATTGCTAAGATCATGTTTCCCTTACCTGTCTTGACCTCAAGACATGCACTTACCCACAGGTATGAGTGAGCGTACAGTAAAACAAATTGGGGATCTATGTCTTCTGGAAGCAGCAAGTTAAAATAGGCTAAATGAAACAAGCCAGTAAGTGTCATCTCCAGTTCATAGAAGCTCAGGAGAAtcaaagttggaagggacctagaAGGTCTCTTGTCCAACATCCTGTTCAAAGCATCACCAGCTCAGGTTATGCGGCTGAGTTACAAAAGCCTCCAGTGAAGGAGGCTGCACAAccactctgggcagcttgttctgGTGCAAAAAGTTTTTCAATCAAAGACCCATACATATCTAACTAGAAGAtttcaacacagaaacaaaacaaaaaggttcATAGCATGGATGCTGTTGTGCAGACACCTTCAGTCCTGCTTCCCTAACAAAATCTGATCTTTGAAGAgcaaactgttttgaaatacCAGCTCCCTAATACCATTTGCCTCAATATCTGTCAAAACAACTGCTGGTTTCTGAAGCAGCAGAGTTACTATGTCAAACATCAGTATGAGCAGGATACAAAATATCACTTTTGAAATAATTGAAAGGTATGAAAGGTAGCTTAGTGAAGTGTTTctattttcagaactgaaagtgAGTTGGGGGTTTTCACCTTTATACTTCCCATAACACTCAGACTATGAAGTTCCTAATAAATTTCCAagagcattaaaacaaaagacataATCACAAACTAGAATCACATTTGAGTCAGAATCAGAATTTTAAGTGGATGGGTTAGATTGGGATCCTCATTTCAACAAAGTGCCACAATTTTGCCTGAAGCAATGTAGGTAGGCTGCCAATTTACTTATAACCTATCTTAAAGCCCTCTGTAAGTACAATTGAAAGCTCTATACCTACTTTTTGAGTTTTTCTTATAGTTGGTGTCATATCTTTAAAATAATCAGGTTCCATTTGTTCCACAGCATTTTGCTGAGCCGCCACATTACCATTGCCACCTTCAATCTTCACACTGGTAGGTGCTTCTTCATCCCACGAAGACCAGTCTTCTACTTCTGGCTGCAGAAGCGAACAGTAAAAGTTCATATTATTTGCAAGTAAAAACTTGTCTTATTATATCTTGCTGAGACAGTAGGACTGGCATAACAGACATTCACATAAAGTGATTAAGTCACCTACCACTGAAGCAATTACCTGTTTGGGAACGGATGAATAATCCACTGTTGTTGGCAAAGTTATTTGGTCTCCACTTAACTTTCGCCCTCTTCCagacctgaaagaaaaatgtaggaTTCCTCCAAGCTCTGAAAACATGAGCactaagtttaaaaaaaaaaaaaaaaaaaaaaaaaagggagtcTGAGAACAGAACTACTGCAGCCATGGCTAAAACATTCAGTGCTTAAACTATCCTACCATTAACTGCTAGTCAGAGACTGCTAAACAAAGGAATTTCATTCCTAAAGTAAATCCGTGTTCACAAGAATATCGAAGTGCAATATCATATTCATATTTCTTTAAGAGTTGCTTCCACTTTGTTTCCATGACTGTTTGAAAAGGGACACATTTAATCCATTATTTGCATACAATTGGTTATAATCTTTAGACTGTCAGTGCTTAAGAAGCAAATACTACAACTCTAGATTAGTGCAAAGATAACCATTTCCACTGGAAGTTGAGAAATACTTCTACTGATCTGTGTTTAACAAACTGTTTGTTGAGTTGCTTCATTTAAAGCCCCTctaaaacactttttcctttaGAATCCAAACAGAGATAGCACAATATTATACAAGTCTACAGCTTTTGTTCAGTACATTTACTTCAAGAGTGTTCTTCCAGCAAAAGTTTTTCAGCAACTGTATcaattttaattgaaaacaaacactaaTGCATTGCTAATAAATGATGCAGGTATTTCCTTAATGGCAACACTCAAAGATCACAGTAACCAAAAACATTCGTAGCAGAAATTTGCTACATTTTAAAACCTTCCAACACAAGGGAATGAAATTCAGACCCTGAAAAATGCAAACTCCTATAACAAGATTATCATGGAAGAGTCAAGGTGTGATTATTGCTACTCCTGCAGGGAAGCTAACATTTGGAAATCATACCCATAGTTTTTACCAATATAGAACATTCCAACATCATGTTAGAAGAGCTGAATTGCATGCAATTGCTCTACTGTGTACTGGTGGGTTAGGTAAGATTATCATTTTTCCTAATTTAGGCCCAACAGAATTTTCCAGAAGAAAGATCAGATGCTATTATCTACTCTTCACTTATATAATTAACTCTAGCCCATTTAGAAACTGTTATTTCAAGCTGACATAGGTTAGGAGTAAAGACAGGCTGAAACACAAGGGTTTCCTCAAGAGGAACCCAGCATAATTTCATCTACCAAAGTTCCTGAAAATCTTTATAGTAACAACAGAATCAAAGCGCACGATAACACAACccaatagagcaaattctcagctacaaaatactatcAGTgtagtcaccatcattagctgtGTTTTTCCATCAGTAATGAGCAAGAACATGCCACACTTACAAAAATCTGTACCGgggaggtgacccactgtcactattgtcactgctgaaatgcatcacacactgcctcactgtgctcataaTCACTCTTTGGTCCCCAtaagtgttcagcaagtgttgaagaatgtcagtgggtgccatttcttctgtttgtggGAATTCAGTGTCACACCGTTGCTttatacacacttccatgtcagatgccattttgtcaagagtgcccctctgctgccatctgtcacatagcaacaacATCTAAAGGGATATTGGTGGGtaggttcagcctctactgctgtaca
Encoded proteins:
- the EBAG9 gene encoding receptor-binding cancer antigen expressed on SiSo cells isoform X2 — its product is MFSELGGILHFSFRSGRGRKLSGDQITLPTTVDYSSVPKQPEVEDWSSWDEEAPTSVKIEGGNGNVAAQQNAVEQMEPDYFKDMTPTIRKTQKIVIKKREPLTFGVPEGNTGFSSRLAATQDIPFIHQSPELGDLDTWQENTNAWEEEEDAAWQAEEVLRQQKLAEREKRAAEQQRKKMEKEAQRLMKKEQNKIGVKLS
- the EBAG9 gene encoding receptor-binding cancer antigen expressed on SiSo cells isoform X1: MAITQFRLFKICTCLAAVLSFIKKLICRSGRGRKLSGDQITLPTTVDYSSVPKQPEVEDWSSWDEEAPTSVKIEGGNGNVAAQQNAVEQMEPDYFKDMTPTIRKTQKIVIKKREPLTFGVPEGNTGFSSRLAATQDIPFIHQSPELGDLDTWQENTNAWEEEEDAAWQAEEVLRQQKLAEREKRAAEQQRKKMEKEAQRLMKKEQNKIGVKLS